In the genome of Carboxydothermus pertinax, the window TAGATTCCAAGCCAATAACAACGCTTTCAAAATTATTAGAATGGCAAATTTCGAGGACAAGATTAATCAAAGCTTCAAGGCCAGGATTATCATTAGAAAACTTCTGGCGTTTAGAAACAATTTCACCAAGGTTGTCCATAAACTGAGCCTTAAAATCTTTCATACTAACGTCAATACCAACAAACAGAGTTTTCACAGAATCACCTCGCTTTCGTAAGGGGGTAATGAAAATTGCTGCTGGGTCCCAGGAATCATGGCCGATCAGCAACCTCGCCGGAATGAGCACTTAGCTTAATGTATCTTAATCCTCTAATTCTGCTGCAAATAAGAGGGGAAAACATTAAGGTGTGCAACCTACGCGTGAAAAGTGCGGACCATGAACTGGGGGTTACTCTTTACAAGAGGTTAAACCTCAAGGAGTGAAATACCTACCCAGAAACAATCTCACGAATATATTGTGCCTGGTCCAGCAGCAAAAAGAAAGTCTAATTTCCAGTTTTCAAAGAACAATTTTTTATAAAATCGAAACGGTTTTTATTACCGTTTAAAGATTATTTCTAAAATCATTATACGAGGAGTGAGAACATGGCGGGGTAGCGAGGGTTGAGAGGTTAAGGCAAGAAGAGTGTTTGCTGGCTTTATGTAAAGAATATAATCGCTGCCAAATTAAATGGGGAAAGAATTGCGCCAGGCAAAGTGGAAGTAAGATACCCCGAATTTTCGGGAAAAGGATAGAGGAGTACCTGGTTGTGACCGGGGAACCGAACGGTGAAGTAAACATTAGATGGGCAGTAGGAGATCCTTTTTATGGGTAGGAGGAGAGAAATGACGATATTCGAATACATTCTTCTAAAACAACCCCTTGTGATTAAAGAGTTATACCGTAAAGGATTGCTTACCAAGGCACCAATCGAAAGGGAAACTGATACTGAAATAATCAACTGGGCAGAACTGATGCAACATGCAAAGTATAAACGGGTAAGAGGAGCAATCAAGCAAATCCAGGGGGTGGTGATTCGATGAAATTAAAACGGGCTACTTTCAGGCATATAGAAGCAGAAATATATGCTTATAACGACACGATAAAAGCAATCGAAGAGTTGCGGGCAGATATCATCTTAGCAGGTAGACAAGGGGAGCTTGGTGCTGCTGTTGGCGGGGGAGGTTATATTACCAGTAAAGTAGAACGCAGGGCGACAAAGCTTGCGGATAGTTTGTTGTTGCGGGAGATGGAAAGGATTACAAAAGCTATTGCGGAAGTATATGCAAAATCAAAAGAAGAAGTGCGCAGGGTGGTTTGGGTTAAATACGGACTTGCAATAGACTGGCAGCCGCCGCAAGAACTTGCACAAAAGTTGCAGAACAGAAATAGATTTGACCTGACTGCCAGAGATATGGCAGAAATTTTAGCGGTAGATGAGAGTACTTTTCATCGGTACAGGACTGGGTTTGTGTATGGGATTGCGGAAAAACTGGGGTGGTATTAAATTTGCAAGTTTTTTGCAAGCCCAAGAAGGTAGTTTAAAAAGTATAATTAAAATAGGGCAAAGCCCGTTAGAGGTGATTAGATGAATTTTTTCAAGTGCTGGGGTTGTGGAACTGTTGTTCCTATGGCTACTGATAAACCATTAGCCAGAGTTTTTTGCCCAGATTGTAAAGAAGAGTATCCTAAGCAGTTAGAAGCCAAAAGACTTGAATATTTACGGTTGCGTGCGGAATTGATGTTTGATAGAGCTTTAAGGATGTTAGAAAAGCAAATGGCGAAAATGTATTTATACCAAGAAGCTGCTGAAGTGGTTTTTGACAAAATAAAAGAAGACCCAGAGGCTTTCGATAGTGCGCATGAGATGGTTGCATTGATGGAATTGCTAAAAAATAGAGTAAAAGTTAAACTTCATCCGGTTGTTGGCAAATATAAACCAGATATGCTTTTACCAAATGAGAAAGTGGTTTTAGAAATAGATGGGTATATGCATGAATTCAAGAAATTAGAAGATTATAAGCGTGATATTGAAATGAGAGCAATACTGGGTGCTGACTGGGAAGTAGTTAGAATTCCGACAAAATACATAGAACAAAATGTATCTGCTTTGTTAACAGCTATAAAGGAGATTAAGTCTTATAAACAAAAAATCAGGGCACAAAACAATGGAGTAATTCCAAAATGGTTCTCTAAACGAGATGCGGAAGTTTGGCGTGAAGTAGAAAAGGCCTTTGGATTACAATCATAAATTATGCTATCAAACAGCCGTCCGAGGAGACGGCTTTTTAGTTTGCCTGGCAGTGCCCATTAGGGCGGATTAGAACACCCAAAGAAAAAACCGCCAGGGTGGGGGCGGTGGGTGAAGATTTAGTTTTTCTCATTTATTCCAAGTCTTTCTTTTAAAGCTTCTTGGAGTACTTACGTGTTAAATACGTGTCAAGGATTTAAGAAAAAAATATTTAAAAGTAGGTGAGACTATGGACAAAATTAGCTTCATTGCTTCTTTACCTCCAATTCAAAGCGCTGTCTCAGTGAGTGGCAACGGCGACGGTGCCCGGGTGAAGTTAGACGTACCAGGAAGCGAGATGAGCGAGGTATTGAAGCTGCTACTCCTTACTGGCAAGACTTTTCGGGTTACAGTGGAAGCGGTGGAGTAGTGTTGATGGGTTATAAGTGCGGGTCCTTCTGGAAGGGGTAAAGGCTACGGGTCTGGCGAGCCCCGAAATTTTTTTAGCGACAGGCTCCGAAAATCGATTTCGGTTTCGCTTTCTTAGGTTATCAAGAAAGGTGGTGAAGCCATGTCAGAGCAAGGGAAATGGGTGGTCAGTACACCAGAATTAGCCGAAATACTAAACCTTAGCGAACGACGCATTCAGCAACTTGTTAAAAACGAAATCATTTCAAAAATTGGTAGAGGAAAATTTTATTTGCCGACGGTTGTGCAAGAATACATTTCTTGGATAAAAACGCAGCTTGGCAATTCAGACGAAGAGCTTGATTTAAAAAAAGAAAAGACCCTTCTGACCAGGGCTCACCGCCAGAAAGTTGAGTTGGAGCTTCAGATAATGCGGGGCGAACTGCACCGGTCCGAAGATGTCCGCCGAGTTATGAATGACATGCTCGGCGCTTTTCGTGCCCGTTGCCTCGCAATTCCTACAAAAGCCGCACCAAGATTGCAGGGCAAAACAGATTTAGCAGTCATCCAGGATATTATCAAGAAGGAAGTATATGAAGCTTTGACCGAGTTAGCAGACTATGATCCGGAGGTGTTCTATAAACTTAGCAAAGACAAATTGGTCCTGGATGAAGATATAGAAGAAACGGCCGCTGAAAAGGAGATGCCACGTCGTGGCCGTAAGCAGAAACAAAAATGAACTATATCGCCTTTTTCGGGAATGTGCAAAGGTCGTATCACCACCTCCGGACCTAACGGTTTCCCAATGGGCTGATCTTTACCGCAGACTTTCACCTGAATCTTCGGCAGAGCCTGGACAATGGAGAACTGACAGGGCACCATATCAGCGAGAAATAATGGATGCGGTAAATGACCCCCTTGTGGAGACAGTGGTTGTTATGACAAGTGCCCAAGTCGGTAAAACGGAAATACTTTTAAATATTATTGGCTATCATATTGATTACGATCCAGCGCCTATTATGGTTATACTACCTACACTGGTTATGGCGCAGTCGTTTTCTAAAGACCGTCTTGCACCTATGCTTCGTGATTCGCCTGCTCTTCAAGGCAAAGTGGCTGATGCTCGAAGCAGGGATAGTGGGAACACGGTACTACACAAGACTTTTCCCGGTGGGCATATTACTATTGTCGGTGCAAATTCACCTTCCAGTCTTGCCAGTAGACCAATTCGCATTTTGCTTGCAGATGAGGTGGATCGTTTTCCGGCAAGTGCAGGAACTGAAGGTGACCCTTTAACGCTTGCAGAAAAACGAACTACTACTTTCTGGAATCGTAAAAAGGTATATGTTTCAACGCCCACGATAAAAGGAGTAAGCCGTATTGAGGCAGCTTTTCTTGGTAGCAGCCAGGAAGAATGGTGTTTGCCCTGCCCTACTTGCGGGGAGTACCAGCCATTAACCTGGGCACAAATACGTTTCGAAGACGCTACAATGGAATGTATCAAATGCGGAGCTCGACATGGAGAATTTGAGTGGAAGGCTGGGCAGGGAAAGTGGATCGCAAAGGAACACAATCCCCGTATTCGAGGTTTTCACTTGAACGAATTAGCAAGCCCTTGGAAAAGATGGACAAAAATTATTGAAGAGTTTCTTGAAGCAAAACGTGGCGGTCCGGAGCAGCTTAAAGCATGGGTTAATACTACACTGGGTGAAACGTGGGAAGAAGAAGGAGAAGGCGTTGAGACTCATGACCTTATGAAGCGTCGAGAAACATATGACTGTGAGGTTCCAGAAGGAGTATTGCTTTTGACTGCTGGAGTTGACGTCCAAGACGATCGTTTGGAGGTAGAAGTTGTTGGCTGGGGAGTAGGAAAGGAATCCTGGGGGATAGAGTACCGTGCAATATATGGAGACCCAGGACAACAAGCGGTATGGCAGCAGTTGGATGAGTTTTTAAACCGTACCTGGAAATATGTTGATGGTACTGCGATAGGAATAGCCTGTGCATGTATCGACTCTGGTGGCCATTTTACCCAGCAGGTATATGATTTTTGCAAACCCCGAGAACACCGAAGAATCTTTGCAATTAAAGGGCAGGGAGGAGCAGGACTTCCGCTTGTTGGAAGAGCTACGCGTAATAATAGAAAGCGCGTCTTGCTTTTCCCGGTCGGTGTAGATACGGGAAAAGAATTAATCATGTCGCGGTTAAAAGTAGAAGAAGAAGGACCGGGATATTGCCACTTTCCGCGAGAACCAGAGAAAGGATATGACCAAGCTTATTTTGATGGGCTAACTTCTGAAAAAAGGGTTCTTCGTTATCATAAAGGACGGCCCAGATTTGAATGGATAAAGCGACCAGGTACCCGTAATGAACCTTTGGACTGCCGTAACTATGCTACGGCAGCGTTAGAGATTTTAAACCCTAACTTAGAAGCCCTTGCAAAAGCACCAAAAAAAGATTACTACAAGCAAAATGCCCCGATGACAGGTGCACCTTCAAGAAGAAGGCGAATCCTGAGCCGGGGCATCAGTGTTTAGAAAGGCGGTGAAAAGGCATGTCGTGGACGCTTGATGAGGCCAAACAGCACCTGAGAGCCTGGCTTGAAGCTGAACTGGCAGTATCAACAGGTCAAAAATATAAAATAGGTACCAGGGAATTGACCCGAGCAGACCTTGGAGAAATTGCAGAAAGAATCCGTTTTTGGAGCAATGAAGTGGCAAGATTAGAACAAGGGAGGGGGCGCGGGGCCCGTGTCCTGCGGGTTGTACCGCGAGACCTATGAACATTTTCGATAAAGTAGTAGAAATTTTATCTCCTGAAAGATATTTACGTCGACAGGCAGCAAGGCAAGCTATAAAGGTCTTGAATAGCGGCTATTCTAATCATGGCGCCAGTAAGACAAAAAAGTCTCTTTTGGGCTGGAACTATAAAGGCGGTTCTCCGGACGATGATATTACGGATAATTTGGATATCTTGCGACAACGTTCCAGGGACCTTTATATGGGCGCTCCACTGGCTACCGGTGCGCTAAAAACTTATCGTACAAACGTTGTGGGTTTCGGTCTACGACTTAAAGCCCAGATTGATGCAGAATTCTTAGGAATGGACCCTGAGGAAGCTGACGAGTGGGAAAAAACAGCCGAACGAGAGTTTGCGCTTTGGGCTAAGGACTGTGATGCTACAAGAATGATGGACTTTTATGAAATGCAGGCCCTGGTTTTTTTGTCCATGCTCATGAGCGGCGATGTTTTTTGCGCTTTACCTATGATTCAGCGACCAGGTAACCCGTATTTGTTAAAAATATCCTTAATTGAGGCAGACCGGGTGTGTAATCCACCAGAAATTACAGACGAAAGAGTGCGTGGTGGTATTGAAGTTGACCAGTATGGTGCTCCGGTGGCTTATTACATTGCGCAGAAACACCCCCTCGATAAATACGCAATGGGGAAAAATAAATGGATTCGGGTACCGGCTTTTGGCGAAAAAACTGGCCGCAGAAACATCCTTCATATTATGGAATTCGAGCGACCTGGTCAGCGACGTGGAGTACCAATACTTGCTCCGGTGATTGAGACGTTAAAACAGCTTACACGGTATAGTGAAGCAGAATTAATGGCGGCGGTTATTTCTGGTATGCTAACTGTATTTATTACATCAAACACCCCGGAAACACCTCTTGGAGAAAGTATTCCTTTGGAACAGCAGATAGATACTGCTGATCAGAATAGTTACGAATTGGGTAATGGTGCAATTATCGCTTTAGCTCCGGGTGAGGATGTCAAAGAGGTCAATCCCAATCGTCCCAACACAGCTTTTGATAGTTTTGTAACGTCAATGAGCAGGCAGATAGGGACTGCATTAGAAATACCCCATGAATTGTTAATTAAACACTTTACTGCTTCCTATTCGGCAAGTCGGGCTGCTCTTTTAGAAGCCTGGAAAGCATTTAGGATGCGCAGAACGTGGCTTGCAGCGAAATTCTGTCAGCCCATTTATGAGGAATTCTTAATTGAAGCGGTAGCCAGAGGGCGGATTAAGGCCCCTGGCTTTTTTGATGATCCGGCCATTAGGATGGCTTATTGCGGGGCAGAATGGCACGGCCCGAGCCAGGGACAAATTGACCCACTAAAAGAAGTAAATGCGGCTGCTTTACGAGTAAAAGAAGGTTTTTCAACCAGGGCACGGGAAGCAGCCGAACTTACTGGAAGTGATTTCGAGCGTATTGTTCGCCAGCGAGCCCGTGAAGAACGAATGATGAGAGAAGGAGGGTTGACCGGTGGTCCAACAGGGGAAGAAGTTCTGGCAGTTCCGAGCGTTGACAACGAAGAATGAAGCGGAGTTGCTGTTATATGGTCCAATCAGCGAAACTACTTGGCTGGGTGATGAAGTAACTCCAAAACAATTTGCAGAGGACTTAAAGGCACTGGGTGATATTACCAATTTAACAGTGAGAATTAACAGCGGTGGAGGCGATGTTTTTGCGGCTCAGGCAATCTATTCGGTTCTGAAAAGCCATCCAGCAAAAGTTACGGTATATGTAGACGGGTTAGCTGCCAGCGCAGCATCGGTAATTGCAATGGCCGGAGATGTGGTTATCATGCCCAAAAATGCAATGATGATGGTGCATAATCCCTGGACTATTGGGATAGGCAATTCTAACGATTTTAGGAAATTAGCAGATGATCTGGATAAAATCCGGGAAGGGATGATTGCTGCATATCAAGCTAAGGCCAATATTGAACGAGAAAAGTTAATAGAATTGCTGGATGCTGAAACGTGGATGACTGCAGATGAAGCTCTGGAATATGGCTTTATTGACCAGATAGATGAAAAGATACAGGTTGCTGCTTCTATTAAAGGAAATGTACTTTATGTAAACGGCCTGGACATTGATTTATCCAGGTTTAAAAATAAACCAAAGGTGCCTGAGATGGCACCGGAAGCTCGAAAGGAGGTGAAGAAAATGGATTTAACAGCAGAAATTTTGGCTAAAGAATATCCGGAGTTATATGCCGAGATACGAAAGCAGGCCTATGAAGAGGGTAAAGAAGTCGGGATTATGGCTGAAAGAGAAAGATTTAAGGCTTTACAAGAGTTAGAAGTTCCTGGGAATGAAGAAATCCAGGAAATTCTAAACAAAGCCCGATATGAAACTGGCCAAACTGCTGACGATGTGGCTATGAAAATTGTTAGCATCTTAAAAAATCAAAGATATAACTTACTCAACAACTTAGTACAGGATGCTGCTGTTTTAAAGAATATTGAACCAGCCCCCACACCAATGAAAGATGAGGATGCTGAAAGAAAAGCTTTTGCAGAAAAAATGGCCAAAGCGGCCAATAAAAAGCGAGGTGTTGAATAATGAGTGAAATTTATACTCCCGATAACCTTTTTGCAGGGCATGTAATGCCAAAAGTAACTGATGTTGGGACTATTGCTGCAGGTCAAAATCTTCCAAGGGGAGCCGTCCTCGGCAGGGTGACTGCCGACGGCAAGCTAAAATTAGTTGACAAAGCTGCTACTGACGGCAGTCAGAACGTTTATGCTATTTTGGCTGAAGCAACTGACGCCACAACTGCTGATAAAGTGGCACCTATTTACCTTACCGGCGAGTTTAACGAAAACGCTTTAACCCTTGCAGCAGGAACAACTGTGGCGGATATAAAAGCTTCTGCCCGGGCTGTTGGGATATTTATTAAGTCAGCTGTTAAGGCATAGATGAGGAGGGGATAATAAATGCCTATTGATCTTTTTTCTACCCGTACAATGTTGGAAGCCGTCCAGCAGATGCAGCCAGTGAGGACCTTTCTGAAAAGCACATTTTTCACCAACGAGAAGACATTCGATACTGAGTATGTGGATGTTGATATTATTAAAGGCAAAAGGCGGATGGCTCCATTTGTAAGTCCAAAAATAGGTGGGAAAGTTGTTGAGAGGCAAGGATATCGTACTAATACCTATAAAGCTCCTATGCTTGCACCTAAGTTGCCAACGACTGCTGAGCAATTATTAAAACGCTTGCCTGGAGAGCCTCTTTATTCTGGCATGTCTCCGGAGGACCGGGCAGCGGAACAGCTTGGCAGAGACCTTGCCGAATTAGATGAAATCATTACCCGACGGGAAGAATGGATGTGTGCCCAGGCGTTGTTTACCGGGCAAATTCATATTACCGGAGATGGAGTAGACGAAGTAATTGACTTTGGACTCACCAATAAAGAAGTCCTTACCGGAACCGCAAAGTGGAGCGACCCGAACTCTGACCCTTTGGCCGACTTGAAGCGCTGGCGTCAGGCTATTATTAAGGCTTCCGGATTTAGCCCTGATATAGTAATTATGGCTTCTGACGTGCTTGATGCTTTTCTTGGTCACAGCAAAATTCAGCAGTTGCTTGATCTAAGACTGGTTGATACCGGGCAGATTAATCCGCAAACCTTGCCTAACGGTACCACCTATATCGGCCGTATTGCAGAGTTAGGGGTCAATATTTACACCTACGACGAGTGGTACCTTGATGATGATGGCAACGAAAAGCCGATGGTACCTGAAAAAACGGTACTTATGGCCAGCACTTCCGCAAGATTTGACCTCTTATATGGTGCTTACGTTGACGTCGAAGAAGGTGTGTTTGATTTACCACGGGTGCCCAGGTCCTGGGTGGAAAAAGATCCTTCGGTGCGCTGGGTGCAGATGATTTCCCGTCCGCTGCCAGTGCCGCAGCACATTGACAGCCTTTATGTTGCTACGGTCCTGTAGGCGGTGGTTAACATGGCTATAAAAGCTTTATGGAGGATAAAAGCTGGCAACATGATTTATGAGCCCGGTAGTATCATTACCGGGCTCAATACCTTAGAAGAGGAAGAATTAGTGGCACTTAGGGCGGCTGAAAAAGTTAAGGAGGAAGTAATTAACGAAGAACTTAAACATGAACAGGAACAAGGTCCCAAGAAAAAACGGAAGTAGTGAGTGTTTATGGTGACGTTTAAAGATTTTATAACACGGGATTTAGTTACTTTCTTTAATTTAAATGAGTTTGCCGAATTGCACAATATAGATGGCCGGGAAGTACCTGCAATTGTTGATAGCGATATCCTGAAAATCAGAAGTGACAACAGATATGAGCGTTTCGATGGAGTTTACAAAGGAGAAGTAACCGTATATGTTAGGGCGAGCGACTTTGTGAACCGGCCGGTATTTGGGCAGCATTTGCGGCTTGATGGAAAGCTGTACCTTGTTGTGGAATGTAATGAAGTATCTGGCGTCTTGGAAATTGTACTGGGAGCGAATGAATCATGATTACGGTTAGCGCTGAACAAATGGAAAGGGCTGAGTTACTGCTTAAAGGGATTCCTAAAGGAGTTGAGAAAGCAGTAGCTGCTGCTCTTAATCGAGCTGCCGAAGGAGCAAGAACAGCTGCGGTAAAAAAAGTACGTGAACGTTATTACATCAAAGCAAAAGATGTAAGAGATACGATTGAAATAAAGAAAGCAACGATAAGTAATCCAGTTGCTCTTATAAGAGCTTCTGGAAGTCCAATTGCACTGTCAAAATTTCGAATTACCCCATCTGCTCCCCCGGCAAAAAGACGTAAAAAACCAATAATTGCAAGGGTAGTGAGGGGAGAAGGCGGGCCAATAAAAGGAGCTTTCGTGGCAAGAATGCAATCAGGGCATATAGGAGTATTCAGGCGCGTTGGGAAGGAACGCTTGCCTATTACCGAACTTTACGGCCCTTCAGTTCCCCAGATGCTTGGCCATGAGACGGTTACGGAGTATATCGAGCAAATAGCCAGGGAACGGTTAGAAAGCCGGCTGGAACACGAGATAAACCGCATATTAAGGGGCGTGGGTAAATGATTACACCAGTTATTTTGATAGATGAGTTAAAGACGTTTATTGAAGAAGTAGTTCAAAATTATAGACTGGAAACGAACCAGCAAAATAACGTAAAACCGCCCCAGGTAGTTACAGGCTATTTGCCGCCAAAAAATTCAGGACCGGACCCGGATTTCCCTTTTGTAATAGTGCGGTTGGCTGAGGGAGTAGAT includes:
- a CDS encoding DUF559 domain-containing protein encodes the protein MNFFKCWGCGTVVPMATDKPLARVFCPDCKEEYPKQLEAKRLEYLRLRAELMFDRALRMLEKQMAKMYLYQEAAEVVFDKIKEDPEAFDSAHEMVALMELLKNRVKVKLHPVVGKYKPDMLLPNEKVVLEIDGYMHEFKKLEDYKRDIEMRAILGADWEVVRIPTKYIEQNVSALLTAIKEIKSYKQKIRAQNNGVIPKWFSKRDAEVWREVEKAFGLQS
- a CDS encoding phage terminase large subunit family protein: MAVSRNKNELYRLFRECAKVVSPPPDLTVSQWADLYRRLSPESSAEPGQWRTDRAPYQREIMDAVNDPLVETVVVMTSAQVGKTEILLNIIGYHIDYDPAPIMVILPTLVMAQSFSKDRLAPMLRDSPALQGKVADARSRDSGNTVLHKTFPGGHITIVGANSPSSLASRPIRILLADEVDRFPASAGTEGDPLTLAEKRTTTFWNRKKVYVSTPTIKGVSRIEAAFLGSSQEEWCLPCPTCGEYQPLTWAQIRFEDATMECIKCGARHGEFEWKAGQGKWIAKEHNPRIRGFHLNELASPWKRWTKIIEEFLEAKRGGPEQLKAWVNTTLGETWEEEGEGVETHDLMKRRETYDCEVPEGVLLLTAGVDVQDDRLEVEVVGWGVGKESWGIEYRAIYGDPGQQAVWQQLDEFLNRTWKYVDGTAIGIACACIDSGGHFTQQVYDFCKPREHRRIFAIKGQGGAGLPLVGRATRNNRKRVLLFPVGVDTGKELIMSRLKVEEEGPGYCHFPREPEKGYDQAYFDGLTSEKRVLRYHKGRPRFEWIKRPGTRNEPLDCRNYATAALEILNPNLEALAKAPKKDYYKQNAPMTGAPSRRRRILSRGISV
- a CDS encoding DUF6148 family protein, producing MSWTLDEAKQHLRAWLEAELAVSTGQKYKIGTRELTRADLGEIAERIRFWSNEVARLEQGRGRGARVLRVVPRDL
- a CDS encoding phage portal protein, with amino-acid sequence MNIFDKVVEILSPERYLRRQAARQAIKVLNSGYSNHGASKTKKSLLGWNYKGGSPDDDITDNLDILRQRSRDLYMGAPLATGALKTYRTNVVGFGLRLKAQIDAEFLGMDPEEADEWEKTAEREFALWAKDCDATRMMDFYEMQALVFLSMLMSGDVFCALPMIQRPGNPYLLKISLIEADRVCNPPEITDERVRGGIEVDQYGAPVAYYIAQKHPLDKYAMGKNKWIRVPAFGEKTGRRNILHIMEFERPGQRRGVPILAPVIETLKQLTRYSEAELMAAVISGMLTVFITSNTPETPLGESIPLEQQIDTADQNSYELGNGAIIALAPGEDVKEVNPNRPNTAFDSFVTSMSRQIGTALEIPHELLIKHFTASYSASRAALLEAWKAFRMRRTWLAAKFCQPIYEEFLIEAVARGRIKAPGFFDDPAIRMAYCGAEWHGPSQGQIDPLKEVNAAALRVKEGFSTRAREAAELTGSDFERIVRQRAREERMMREGGLTGGPTGEEVLAVPSVDNEE
- a CDS encoding head maturation protease, ClpP-related, producing MVQQGKKFWQFRALTTKNEAELLLYGPISETTWLGDEVTPKQFAEDLKALGDITNLTVRINSGGGDVFAAQAIYSVLKSHPAKVTVYVDGLAASAASVIAMAGDVVIMPKNAMMMVHNPWTIGIGNSNDFRKLADDLDKIREGMIAAYQAKANIEREKLIELLDAETWMTADEALEYGFIDQIDEKIQVAASIKGNVLYVNGLDIDLSRFKNKPKVPEMAPEARKEVKKMDLTAEILAKEYPELYAEIRKQAYEEGKEVGIMAERERFKALQELEVPGNEEIQEILNKARYETGQTADDVAMKIVSILKNQRYNLLNNLVQDAAVLKNIEPAPTPMKDEDAERKAFAEKMAKAANKKRGVE
- a CDS encoding head decoration protein, with product MSEIYTPDNLFAGHVMPKVTDVGTIAAGQNLPRGAVLGRVTADGKLKLVDKAATDGSQNVYAILAEATDATTADKVAPIYLTGEFNENALTLAAGTTVADIKASARAVGIFIKSAVKA
- a CDS encoding major capsid protein; translation: MPIDLFSTRTMLEAVQQMQPVRTFLKSTFFTNEKTFDTEYVDVDIIKGKRRMAPFVSPKIGGKVVERQGYRTNTYKAPMLAPKLPTTAEQLLKRLPGEPLYSGMSPEDRAAEQLGRDLAELDEIITRREEWMCAQALFTGQIHITGDGVDEVIDFGLTNKEVLTGTAKWSDPNSDPLADLKRWRQAIIKASGFSPDIVIMASDVLDAFLGHSKIQQLLDLRLVDTGQINPQTLPNGTTYIGRIAELGVNIYTYDEWYLDDDGNEKPMVPEKTVLMASTSARFDLLYGAYVDVEEGVFDLPRVPRSWVEKDPSVRWVQMISRPLPVPQHIDSLYVATVL
- a CDS encoding phage tail protein, coding for MITVSAEQMERAELLLKGIPKGVEKAVAAALNRAAEGARTAAVKKVRERYYIKAKDVRDTIEIKKATISNPVALIRASGSPIALSKFRITPSAPPAKRRKKPIIARVVRGEGGPIKGAFVARMQSGHIGVFRRVGKERLPITELYGPSVPQMLGHETVTEYIEQIARERLESRLEHEINRILRGVGK